The Streptomyces sp. NBC_01275 genome has a segment encoding these proteins:
- a CDS encoding carbohydrate ABC transporter permease — protein sequence MTQVLHRSTDSAAEPKAPDSPAERTARRKALLEWIAVHSLGIAVALFFTLPFVFVFLTSLMSDSQALSRDLIPHTWEWANYRKVFDTPGFLTWWKNTLIYAGLGTVLTVVSSVPVAYALAKFRFRGRNLTLMLVISMMMLPPQVVVIPMYLFWAKQLDLTGTLWPLIVPMAFGDAFSIFLLRQFLMTIPNEYVDAAKVDGCGDLRTLLKVVLPMAKPGIAAIALFQFFNAWNDYFGPQIYTSDNPAAWTLSYGLESFKGAHHTDWNLTMAATVLVLAPVILVFFFAQKAFVEGVTLTGVKG from the coding sequence ATGACCCAAGTACTGCACCGGTCGACGGACAGCGCCGCGGAGCCGAAGGCCCCCGACTCGCCCGCCGAACGGACCGCCCGCCGCAAGGCGCTCCTGGAGTGGATCGCGGTCCACTCCCTCGGGATCGCCGTCGCCCTCTTCTTCACGCTCCCCTTCGTGTTCGTGTTCCTGACCTCGCTGATGAGCGACTCCCAGGCCCTCAGCCGGGACCTGATCCCGCACACCTGGGAGTGGGCCAACTACCGGAAGGTCTTCGATACCCCGGGCTTCCTCACCTGGTGGAAGAACACCCTGATCTACGCCGGCCTCGGCACCGTCCTGACGGTCGTGTCGTCGGTGCCGGTGGCGTACGCGCTCGCCAAGTTCCGCTTCCGGGGCCGGAATCTGACGCTCATGCTGGTGATCTCGATGATGATGCTGCCGCCGCAGGTGGTCGTCATCCCGATGTACCTGTTCTGGGCGAAGCAGCTGGACCTGACGGGCACGCTGTGGCCGCTGATCGTGCCGATGGCGTTCGGCGACGCGTTCTCGATCTTCCTGCTCCGCCAGTTCCTGATGACCATCCCCAACGAGTACGTGGACGCGGCGAAGGTGGACGGCTGCGGCGATCTGCGCACCCTGCTGAAGGTCGTGCTGCCGATGGCCAAGCCGGGCATCGCCGCCATCGCCCTCTTCCAGTTCTTCAACGCCTGGAACGACTACTTCGGCCCGCAGATCTACACGTCCGACAACCCGGCCGCGTGGACGCTCTCCTACGGCCTGGAGTCCTTCAAGGGCGCGCACCACACCGACTGGAACCTCACCATGGCCGCCACCGTGCTGGTCCTGGCCCCCGTGATCCTCGTGTTCTTCTTCGCCCAGAAGGCGTTCGTCGAAGGCGTCACCCTGACCGGCGTGAAGGGTTGA
- a CDS encoding 6-phospho-beta-glucosidase: MKLTVVGGGSTYTPELIDGFARLRDTLPVEELVLVDPAAERLELVGGLARRIFAKQDHPGRIVTTSDLDAAVDGADAVLLQLRIGGQTARQQDETWPLECGCVGQETTGAGGLAKALRTVPVVLDIAERVRRANPDAWIVDFTNPVGIVTRALLQHGHKAVGLCNVAIGLQRKFAGLLGVTPADVHLDHVGLNHLTWETAVRLGGPEGEDVLPRLLADHGDAVAADLRLPRPLLDRLGVVPSYYLRYYYAHDEVVRELRTKPSRAAEVAAMERELLTMYGDPTLDEKPALLAKRGGAYYSEAAVDLAAALLTGSGSPYQVVNTRNSGTLPFLPDDAVIEVQAAVGPKGPTPLPVEPVDPLYSGLMANVTAYEDLALAAALHGGRDRVYKALLAHPLIGQYEYAEQLTDRLIAHNREHLAWA; the protein is encoded by the coding sequence ATGAAACTCACCGTGGTCGGCGGAGGATCGACCTACACCCCCGAACTCATCGACGGCTTCGCCCGGCTGCGGGACACGCTCCCGGTGGAGGAGCTCGTCCTCGTCGACCCGGCGGCCGAACGCCTGGAGCTGGTCGGCGGCCTGGCCCGACGCATCTTCGCCAAGCAGGACCACCCCGGCCGCATCGTCACGACCTCCGACCTGGACGCGGCCGTGGACGGCGCCGACGCCGTCCTGCTCCAACTCCGCATCGGCGGCCAGACGGCACGCCAACAGGACGAGACCTGGCCGCTGGAGTGCGGCTGCGTCGGCCAGGAGACCACCGGCGCGGGCGGCCTGGCCAAGGCCCTGCGCACGGTCCCGGTGGTCCTGGACATCGCCGAACGCGTCCGCCGCGCCAACCCCGACGCCTGGATCGTCGACTTCACCAACCCGGTCGGCATCGTCACCCGCGCCCTGCTGCAACACGGCCACAAGGCGGTCGGCCTGTGCAACGTGGCGATCGGCCTCCAGCGGAAGTTCGCCGGCCTGCTGGGCGTCACACCCGCCGACGTCCACCTGGACCACGTGGGCCTCAACCACCTCACCTGGGAGACCGCGGTACGGCTGGGCGGCCCCGAGGGCGAGGACGTCCTGCCCCGCCTGCTGGCCGACCACGGCGACGCCGTCGCCGCCGACCTACGTCTGCCCCGCCCGCTCCTGGACCGCCTGGGCGTGGTCCCGTCGTACTACCTGCGCTACTACTACGCCCACGACGAGGTCGTACGGGAACTGCGGACCAAGCCGTCACGGGCCGCCGAAGTGGCCGCCATGGAACGCGAACTGCTGACCATGTACGGCGATCCGACGCTGGACGAGAAGCCCGCGCTGCTCGCCAAGCGCGGCGGCGCGTACTACTCGGAGGCGGCCGTGGACCTGGCGGCGGCCCTGCTGACCGGCTCCGGCAGCCCGTACCAGGTCGTGAACACGCGGAACAGCGGCACGCTTCCCTTCCTCCCCGACGACGCGGTGATCGAGGTCCAGGCGGCCGTCGGCCCGAAGGGCCCCACCCCGCTGCCCGTCGAGCCCGTAGACCCCCTGTACTCGGGCCTGATGGCCAACGTGACGGCGTACGAGGACCTCGCCCTGGCGGCGGCGCTGCACGGCGGCCGCGACCGGGTCTACAAGGCCCTCCTCGCCCACCCCCTGATCGGCCAGTACGAATACGCCGAGCAGCTGACCGACCGACTGATCGCACACAACCGGGAGCATCTCGCGTGGGCCTGA
- a CDS encoding glutamate ABC transporter substrate-binding protein yields MRTRRVRAGLTVLRAGLRGWGGVGAMAAVCALALAFALLLPWTQSSGDGGPAPGGQGVAEGSPAADAACKDPEKQTLSPSAADGPTIAAIKARQGEKRKLIVGVDQNSYRWGYRDPNNVGAELEGFDIDLVHRIAQDILGDPDAVQFKAIPTNQRIPAIQEGRVDMVVRTMTIACTRLGEVAFSAPYFKTGQQVLAPKSSTITGYNSTLAKKKVCTASGSTANTKLTDDQKAGTLAASVDIAGTVPNQLDCLVRLQLGEADAVVTDGALAASQAAQDPTVELKGAPFTTEYYGVAMKKDADDLVRRVNRILVEYRASGWQTSYDKWLSATLGADAATSKPPAPQYLRTS; encoded by the coding sequence ATGCGTACGCGACGAGTGCGGGCCGGGCTGACGGTCTTGCGGGCCGGGCTGAGGGGCTGGGGCGGAGTCGGCGCGATGGCGGCCGTGTGCGCCCTCGCGCTGGCGTTCGCGCTGCTGCTGCCGTGGACCCAGTCCTCCGGGGACGGCGGTCCGGCGCCGGGCGGCCAGGGCGTCGCCGAGGGCAGTCCGGCGGCCGACGCCGCGTGCAAGGACCCGGAGAAGCAGACGCTGTCGCCGTCCGCCGCGGACGGTCCGACGATCGCCGCGATCAAGGCCCGGCAGGGCGAGAAGCGCAAGCTGATCGTCGGCGTCGACCAGAACAGCTACCGCTGGGGCTACCGCGACCCGAACAACGTCGGCGCGGAGCTGGAGGGCTTCGACATCGACCTGGTGCACCGGATAGCCCAGGACATCCTCGGCGACCCCGACGCGGTGCAGTTCAAGGCCATCCCGACCAACCAGCGCATCCCGGCCATCCAGGAGGGCCGGGTCGACATGGTGGTGCGCACGATGACGATCGCGTGCACCCGGCTGGGCGAAGTCGCGTTCTCCGCGCCCTACTTCAAGACGGGCCAGCAGGTCCTCGCCCCCAAGTCCTCGACGATCACCGGCTACAACTCCACGCTGGCGAAGAAGAAGGTCTGCACGGCGAGCGGCTCGACCGCCAACACCAAGCTGACCGACGACCAGAAGGCCGGCACGCTCGCCGCCAGCGTCGACATCGCCGGCACCGTCCCCAACCAGCTCGACTGTCTGGTCCGGTTGCAGCTCGGCGAGGCCGACGCGGTGGTCACCGACGGCGCGCTCGCGGCGAGCCAGGCCGCCCAGGATCCGACGGTCGAGCTCAAGGGCGCGCCGTTCACGACCGAGTACTACGGCGTGGCGATGAAGAAGGACGCCGACGACCTGGTACGCCGGGTCAACCGGATACTGGTCGAGTACCGCGCGAGCGGCTGGCAGACCTCGTACGACAAGTGGCTGTCGGCCACACTGGGCGCGGACGCGGCGACGTCGAAGCCGCCCGCGCCGCAGTACCTGCGCACGAGCTGA
- a CDS encoding ROK family transcriptional regulator: protein MNDRAALDLLLAHGPLSRTRIGKLTGLSKPTASQLLARLEAAGLVLATGTTEGRPGPNAQLYEVNPTAAHAAGLDVTPERVLAAVADVTGRTVGAYEVPTPGRNTAGAVVRQVTEALDGAVKAAGLTRDDVHRLVVATPGAFDPTTGRLRYASHLPGWHSPALLDDLAAALPMPVEYENDVNLAAVAEQRLGAARGHEDFVLLWNEGGLGAALVLGGRLHRGWTGGAGEVGFLPVPGAPLVRQVTKANSGGYQELAGSQAIPRLARELGIADLPTGPYADVAAALVERAAGDQESGPHRELLRTYATRLATGLASLVSVLDPELVVLSGASLTAGGEVLRALVQAELEELAASRPKLVMGDVIERPVLRGALESALAATRDEVFDTSR, encoded by the coding sequence ATGAACGACCGCGCCGCCCTCGACCTCCTGCTGGCGCACGGCCCCCTGTCCCGCACCCGCATCGGCAAGCTCACCGGCCTGTCCAAGCCGACCGCCTCCCAGCTGCTGGCCCGGCTGGAGGCGGCGGGCCTGGTCCTGGCGACCGGCACCACCGAGGGCCGCCCCGGCCCCAACGCCCAGCTCTACGAGGTCAACCCGACCGCCGCCCACGCCGCCGGCCTCGACGTCACCCCCGAACGCGTCCTCGCCGCCGTCGCCGACGTCACCGGCCGGACCGTGGGCGCTTACGAGGTGCCCACACCCGGCAGGAACACCGCCGGGGCCGTCGTACGACAGGTCACCGAGGCCCTGGACGGCGCGGTGAAGGCCGCGGGGCTGACCCGGGACGACGTGCACCGGCTCGTCGTCGCCACCCCCGGCGCGTTCGACCCCACCACGGGCCGCCTGCGCTACGCCTCCCACCTGCCCGGCTGGCACTCCCCGGCGCTGCTCGACGACCTCGCCGCAGCCCTGCCGATGCCCGTCGAGTACGAGAACGACGTCAACCTCGCCGCCGTGGCCGAACAACGGCTCGGCGCGGCCCGCGGACACGAGGACTTCGTGCTGCTGTGGAACGAGGGCGGCCTGGGCGCCGCGCTCGTCCTCGGCGGGCGGCTGCACCGCGGCTGGACCGGCGGCGCGGGCGAGGTGGGCTTCCTGCCCGTGCCGGGCGCTCCCCTGGTCCGCCAGGTCACCAAGGCCAACAGCGGCGGCTACCAGGAACTCGCCGGTTCGCAGGCGATCCCCCGGCTGGCCCGCGAGCTGGGCATCGCCGACCTCCCGACCGGACCGTACGCCGACGTGGCCGCGGCCCTCGTGGAGCGGGCGGCGGGCGACCAGGAATCCGGCCCCCACCGGGAGTTGCTGCGCACCTACGCGACCCGGCTCGCGACCGGTCTCGCCTCCCTCGTCTCCGTCCTCGACCCCGAACTCGTCGTCCTCAGCGGCGCCTCCCTGACCGCCGGCGGCGAGGTGCTGCGCGCACTCGTCCAGGCCGAGCTGGAGGAGCTGGCGGCCTCCCGGCCGAAGCTGGTCATGGGCGACGTCATCGAACGGCCCGTGCTGCGCGGCGCGTTGGAGAGCGCGCTGGCCGCCACCCGCGACGAGGTCTTCGACACCTCCCGCTGA
- a CDS encoding serine/threonine-protein kinase produces MSQAGQSCQRPGCEGSYEDMGGGELYCDTCGLAPVVSAGGLVGSPATGVTGGRSSKGSSSSGSSRSSARSARSSRTTSQSSKSRRSVSGRLSRSLSGRSTGRSVSVRSSGSTAGSSGRARLGVGLVTVPQVPRPDPRAMVLENPEVPERKRFCSRSDCGAPVGRSRGEREGRTEGFCTKCGHPYSFVPKLKAGDVVHGQYETVGCLAHGGLGWVYLAVDKAVSDRWVVLKGLLDTGDQDAMAAAISERRFLAEIEHSNIVRIYNFVEHLDQRTGSLDGYIVMEYVGGKSLKEIANDRRTPDGKRDPLPVEQACAYGIEALEALGHLHSRNLLYCDFKVDNAIQTEDQLKLIDMGAVRRMDDDESAIYGTVGYQAPEVAEVGPSVASDLYTVGRTLAVMTFDFQGYTTVFADSLPDPDHIEVFRQYESFYRLLVRATDPDPARRFASAQEMAEQLTGVLREVVSLQSGRARPALSTLFGPEVKVTDAELFPKLDGEVSRLGARVVRSRRLPGRSGTSVTSGTSGTSGAVLALGSALPGGATVVVPAQSGPGGRVAGAAGPGSTVPGTPLPGVGGALPGPAAVVVPGLVKTVPAPAAALALPVPHVDPTDPNAGFLAGLLASAPTELISALTSAPAPSVETRLRQVRAWLENGDHAAALTSLQKLEDERPDDWRVVWYRAVAGLVTGDHEGAALGFDAIYDAFPGEPTPKLALGLCAEVLGQLDNAAEYYRLVWSTDPSFVSSAFGLARVQLAAGDRAGAVRTLESVPESSIHYTAARVAAVRARLRQRTATASDVPFLEDLTASAAQVEALDAYGLDPTRREQLSAEVLGCALDWILSGGHSTGPDARRPLLGSELDERGLRFGLERSYRTLARLATGGEERIDLVERANRYRPRTWV; encoded by the coding sequence ATGAGTCAGGCAGGACAGTCGTGTCAGCGGCCGGGCTGCGAGGGGTCGTACGAGGACATGGGCGGCGGCGAGCTGTACTGCGACACCTGCGGTCTGGCCCCGGTCGTCTCGGCGGGCGGCCTGGTCGGCTCGCCCGCGACCGGGGTGACGGGCGGCAGGAGCTCCAAGGGCTCTTCCAGCAGCGGCAGTTCACGCTCCAGCGCCCGCTCCGCCCGCAGCTCCCGTACGACGTCGCAGTCGTCGAAGTCGCGTCGCTCGGTGTCGGGACGCCTCTCGCGCTCGCTGTCCGGCAGGTCCACCGGGCGCTCGGTGTCGGTGCGCAGCTCCGGCTCCACGGCCGGCTCCTCGGGGCGGGCCCGGCTCGGCGTCGGACTGGTCACGGTGCCGCAGGTGCCGCGCCCCGACCCGCGCGCGATGGTCCTGGAGAACCCGGAGGTGCCCGAGCGCAAGCGGTTCTGCTCGCGTTCCGACTGCGGTGCGCCGGTAGGCCGTTCGCGCGGTGAGCGGGAGGGTCGTACGGAGGGCTTCTGCACCAAGTGCGGGCACCCGTACTCCTTCGTGCCGAAGCTGAAGGCCGGCGACGTCGTGCACGGCCAGTACGAGACGGTGGGCTGTCTGGCGCACGGCGGACTCGGCTGGGTCTATCTCGCCGTCGACAAGGCGGTCTCCGACCGGTGGGTGGTCCTCAAGGGCCTCCTGGACACCGGCGACCAGGACGCGATGGCCGCCGCGATCTCCGAGCGGCGCTTCCTCGCCGAGATCGAGCACTCCAACATCGTGCGGATCTACAACTTCGTCGAGCACCTCGACCAGCGCACCGGTTCGCTCGACGGCTACATCGTCATGGAGTACGTCGGCGGCAAGTCGCTCAAGGAGATCGCCAACGACCGCCGCACCCCCGACGGGAAGCGGGACCCGCTGCCCGTGGAGCAGGCGTGCGCGTACGGCATCGAGGCCCTGGAGGCCCTCGGCCATCTGCACAGCCGCAACCTGCTCTACTGCGACTTCAAGGTCGACAACGCGATCCAGACCGAGGACCAGCTCAAGCTGATCGACATGGGCGCGGTGCGCAGGATGGACGACGACGAGTCGGCCATCTACGGCACGGTCGGCTACCAGGCCCCGGAGGTCGCCGAGGTCGGCCCGTCGGTGGCCTCCGACCTGTACACGGTCGGGCGCACGCTCGCCGTCATGACCTTCGACTTCCAGGGCTACACGACCGTCTTCGCCGACTCGCTGCCCGACCCCGACCACATCGAGGTCTTCCGCCAGTACGAGTCCTTCTACCGCCTCCTGGTCCGCGCCACCGACCCCGACCCGGCCCGCCGGTTCGCCTCCGCACAGGAGATGGCGGAGCAGCTGACGGGCGTGCTGCGGGAGGTCGTCTCGCTGCAGTCCGGACGGGCCCGGCCGGCCCTGTCCACGCTGTTCGGCCCCGAGGTGAAGGTCACGGACGCGGAGCTGTTCCCGAAGCTGGACGGGGAGGTGTCGCGGCTGGGGGCGCGGGTCGTCAGAAGCCGTCGGCTCCCCGGGCGTTCCGGGACCTCGGTGACTTCCGGGACCTCGGGGACCTCCGGGGCGGTCCTGGCTCTGGGCAGCGCGCTTCCGGGCGGCGCCACGGTCGTCGTACCCGCCCAGTCCGGGCCCGGCGGCAGGGTCGCCGGGGCGGCGGGCCCGGGCAGCACGGTGCCGGGAACTCCCCTGCCGGGCGTGGGCGGCGCGCTCCCCGGCCCGGCGGCCGTCGTCGTGCCCGGGCTGGTCAAGACCGTCCCCGCGCCGGCCGCCGCACTCGCGCTGCCGGTCCCGCACGTCGACCCGACCGACCCCAACGCGGGCTTCCTCGCGGGCCTGTTGGCCTCCGCCCCGACGGAGCTGATCTCGGCCCTCACGTCCGCGCCCGCGCCGTCGGTGGAGACCCGGCTGCGCCAGGTCCGCGCCTGGCTGGAGAACGGCGACCACGCCGCCGCCCTCACGTCCCTCCAGAAGCTGGAGGACGAACGGCCCGACGACTGGCGCGTCGTCTGGTACCGAGCCGTGGCCGGACTGGTCACCGGCGACCACGAGGGCGCCGCGCTCGGCTTCGACGCGATCTACGACGCCTTCCCCGGCGAGCCCACGCCCAAGCTGGCGCTCGGCCTGTGCGCGGAGGTGCTGGGCCAGTTGGACAACGCCGCCGAGTACTACCGCCTGGTGTGGTCCACCGACCCGAGCTTCGTGAGCTCCGCGTTCGGTCTGGCCCGCGTCCAGCTCGCGGCGGGCGACCGCGCCGGGGCCGTACGGACGCTGGAGTCGGTGCCGGAGTCCTCCATCCACTACACCGCGGCCCGCGTCGCGGCGGTCCGCGCCCGCCTCCGGCAACGCACGGCGACCGCCTCCGACGTACCCTTCCTGGAAGACCTCACCGCCTCGGCGGCGCAGGTCGAGGCGCTGGACGCGTACGGTCTCGACCCGACGCGGCGCGAGCAGTTGTCCGCGGAAGTCCTCGGCTGCGCGCTGGACTGGATACTCTCCGGTGGCCACAGCACGGGACCGGACGCCCGGAGACCGCTGCTCGGCAGCGAACTGGACGAGCGGGGGCTCCGCTTCGGCCTGGAGCGCTCGTACCGCACGCTCGCCCGACTGGCGACCGGCGGTGAGGAGAGGATCGACCTGGTGGAACGTGCCAATCGTTACCGCCCCCGGACGTGGGTGTAG
- a CDS encoding N-acetylglucosamine kinase, which yields MGLTASVLAIDAGNSKTDVAVVAADGEVLATARGGGFRPPAVGVEAAVDDLADTVTRAYTAAGVTSVAHVSACLANADLPVEEEQLAAALHTRAWGTSVDVRNDTFAILRAGVADPRGVAVVCGAGINCVGMRPDGRTARFPALGRLSGDWGGGWGLAEEAIWHAARAADGRGGPTALSHTLPAHFGLPTMYALIEALHFEHIPPARRHELTPVLFATATEGDLVARTIVARLAEEVATMAVVALTRLDLLEEEAPVLLGGGVLTAGHGQLDDGVRELLTARAPKAVVSVVRARPVLGAALLGLDRLEAGPEAQGRLRAHFNEG from the coding sequence GTGGGCCTGACGGCAAGTGTCCTCGCCATCGACGCGGGCAACAGCAAGACCGACGTCGCCGTGGTGGCCGCCGACGGGGAGGTCCTGGCGACCGCCCGCGGCGGCGGCTTCCGCCCGCCGGCCGTGGGGGTCGAGGCGGCGGTGGACGACCTCGCGGACACCGTCACGCGCGCGTACACCGCGGCCGGCGTCACCTCGGTGGCCCATGTCTCGGCCTGCCTCGCCAACGCCGACCTGCCCGTGGAGGAGGAACAACTGGCGGCGGCCCTGCACACACGCGCGTGGGGCACGTCCGTGGACGTCCGCAACGACACCTTCGCGATCCTGCGGGCCGGCGTCGCCGACCCCCGGGGCGTGGCCGTCGTCTGCGGGGCGGGCATCAACTGCGTCGGCATGCGCCCCGACGGCCGCACCGCCCGCTTCCCGGCCCTGGGCCGCCTCTCCGGCGACTGGGGCGGCGGCTGGGGCCTGGCCGAGGAGGCGATCTGGCACGCGGCACGAGCGGCCGACGGCAGAGGCGGCCCGACCGCCCTCTCCCACACCCTCCCGGCCCACTTCGGCCTCCCCACCATGTACGCCCTGATAGAAGCCCTGCACTTCGAGCACATCCCCCCCGCCCGCCGCCACGAGCTGACCCCCGTCCTCTTCGCCACGGCGACCGAAGGCGACCTTGTGGCCCGCACGATCGTCGCCCGCCTCGCCGAGGAGGTCGCGACCATGGCCGTGGTCGCCCTGACCCGCCTGGACCTCCTGGAGGAGGAAGCACCCGTGCTGCTGGGAGGAGGAGTCCTCACGGCGGGCCACGGGCAACTGGACGACGGCGTACGGGAGCTGCTCACGGCGCGAGCGCCGAAGGCGGTGGTGAGTGTGGTGCGCGCACGCCCCGTGCTGGGGGCTGCGTTGCTGGGCCTGGACCGGTTGGAGGCGGGACCGGAGGCACAGGGAAGACTCCGGGCACATTTCAACGAGGGCTGA
- a CDS encoding carbohydrate ABC transporter permease, translating to MATHTLRAKHRRSVLRNLAFLSPWLIGFAVFFAYPMISTVYFSFMHYDGFKPPTWSGTKNWTYVFEHYPFFWPALRNTLWLVVIMVSLRVLFGLGVGLLITKIKTGTGVFRTLFYLPYLAPPVAATMAFAFLLNPGTGPVNSILEKIGIPAPGWFNDPTWSKPALTLLALWGVGDLMVIFMAALLDVPKEQYEASELDGASAWQRFRYVTLPNISPIIMFAVVTGVIQAMQYYTQPLIAGKVASGVIQGAGTMFEPGYPEHSTLTLPQLIYNLGFQRFDYGSACVVALLLFALSMAFTAFLMRRRGGLIQAGD from the coding sequence ATGGCCACCCACACGTTGCGGGCGAAGCACCGGCGCTCGGTGCTTCGTAACCTCGCCTTCCTCTCCCCCTGGCTGATCGGCTTCGCGGTCTTCTTCGCGTACCCGATGATCTCGACGGTCTACTTCTCGTTCATGCACTACGACGGCTTCAAGCCGCCGACGTGGAGCGGGACGAAGAACTGGACGTACGTCTTCGAGCACTACCCCTTCTTCTGGCCCGCCCTGCGCAACACCCTGTGGCTGGTCGTCATCATGGTGAGCCTGCGGGTCCTGTTCGGACTGGGCGTCGGTCTGCTCATCACGAAGATCAAGACGGGCACGGGCGTCTTCCGCACCCTCTTCTACCTGCCCTACCTGGCCCCGCCCGTGGCCGCCACCATGGCCTTCGCCTTCCTCCTCAACCCCGGCACGGGCCCGGTCAACTCGATCCTGGAGAAGATCGGCATCCCGGCGCCGGGCTGGTTCAACGACCCCACCTGGTCCAAGCCGGCCCTCACCCTGCTCGCCCTGTGGGGCGTCGGCGACCTGATGGTCATCTTCATGGCCGCGCTGCTCGACGTGCCCAAGGAGCAGTACGAGGCGTCGGAGCTGGACGGGGCGTCGGCGTGGCAGCGCTTCCGCTACGTCACGCTCCCGAACATCTCGCCGATCATCATGTTCGCGGTCGTCACCGGGGTGATCCAGGCGATGCAGTACTACACGCAGCCGCTGATCGCCGGGAAGGTCGCCTCGGGGGTGATCCAGGGCGCGGGCACCATGTTCGAGCCCGGCTACCCGGAGCACTCCACCCTGACCCTCCCCCAGCTCATCTACAACCTCGGCTTCCAGCGCTTCGACTACGGCTCGGCGTGTGTCGTCGCTCTGCTCCTCTTCGCCCTGTCGATGGCGTTCACCGCGTTCCTGATGCGGCGCCGGGGCGGTCTCATCCAGGCAGGTGACTGA
- a CDS encoding ABC transporter substrate-binding protein, which translates to MPTRIPEVARKAAFALTVSTALLLSTTACTGQSASGSSDDASKETTLTFWHAWSAPNEVKGVKALVAGFEKAHPNIHVNVVGNMTDDKINQALRAGGSKAPDVISSFTTNNVGKFCSSGALVDLNPFFKKSDIDPATTFPKAMNEYTQFDGDRCAVPLLGDAYGLYYNKTAFKAAGITAPPKTWSEFEADAKKLTIAQGNSYKQLGFMPNYHGWETTTEHYMGQFGPTYFDKSGKSTVATDPAVADAFTLQKKLVDELGGFKKLETFRSTLGDEWGPKHPFQTGQVAMQLDGEWRLGMALDAKPDFEIGVAPLPVPDDQADQYGKGYITGTIAGIAATSKKQNAAWELVKYMTTNTDAVVAFSNAIHNVPSTLAALKSPDLKYDPRFKTFLDIASNPHSTSSPASINGGVYLTTIQQLGYDYESGATSDLTAGLKKAAAQIDTDIAQAK; encoded by the coding sequence ATGCCCACACGCATACCCGAAGTAGCCCGAAAAGCGGCTTTTGCCCTCACGGTCTCCACCGCTCTGCTCCTGAGCACGACCGCCTGTACCGGCCAGTCCGCGTCCGGTTCCTCCGACGACGCGTCCAAGGAGACGACCCTCACCTTCTGGCACGCCTGGAGCGCGCCGAACGAGGTGAAGGGCGTCAAGGCCCTGGTCGCCGGCTTCGAGAAGGCGCACCCCAACATCCATGTGAACGTCGTCGGCAACATGACCGACGACAAGATCAACCAGGCCCTGCGGGCGGGCGGCAGCAAGGCGCCCGACGTGATCTCGTCGTTCACCACCAACAACGTCGGCAAGTTCTGCTCGTCGGGGGCCCTGGTCGACCTCAACCCGTTCTTCAAGAAGTCGGACATCGACCCGGCGACGACCTTCCCCAAGGCCATGAACGAGTACACCCAGTTCGACGGCGACCGGTGCGCCGTACCGCTGCTCGGCGACGCGTACGGCCTCTACTACAACAAGACGGCGTTCAAGGCCGCGGGCATCACCGCTCCGCCCAAGACCTGGTCCGAGTTCGAGGCCGACGCCAAGAAGCTGACGATCGCCCAGGGGAACTCGTACAAGCAGCTCGGCTTCATGCCGAACTACCACGGGTGGGAGACCACGACCGAGCACTACATGGGGCAGTTCGGGCCGACGTACTTCGACAAGAGCGGCAAGTCGACCGTCGCGACGGACCCGGCCGTCGCGGACGCGTTCACCCTCCAGAAGAAGCTCGTCGACGAGCTCGGCGGCTTCAAGAAGCTGGAGACCTTCCGCTCCACGCTCGGCGACGAGTGGGGCCCCAAGCACCCGTTCCAGACCGGCCAGGTGGCCATGCAGCTCGACGGCGAGTGGCGGCTGGGCATGGCCCTGGACGCCAAGCCGGACTTCGAGATCGGCGTGGCGCCCCTGCCCGTCCCGGACGACCAGGCGGACCAGTACGGCAAGGGCTACATCACCGGCACCATCGCCGGCATCGCCGCGACCAGCAAGAAGCAGAACGCGGCCTGGGAGCTGGTGAAGTACATGACGACGAACACGGACGCGGTCGTCGCCTTCTCCAACGCCATCCACAACGTGCCCTCGACGCTGGCCGCCCTGAAGTCGCCGGACCTGAAGTACGACCCGCGCTTCAAGACCTTCCTGGACATCGCGTCGAACCCGCACTCGACCTCGTCCCCCGCGTCGATCAACGGCGGCGTGTACCTGACGACGATCCAGCAGCTCGGCTACGACTACGAGAGCGGCGCGACCAGCGACCTGACGGCCGGTCTGAAGAAGGCGGCCGCGCAGATCGACACGGACATCGCGCAGGCGAAGTAG